A section of the Methanobacterium formicicum DSM 3637 genome encodes:
- a CDS encoding carotenoid biosynthesis protein gives MYVAFAFIIMHSSKVLGNKKTFLFITIAALFSLTAEILGVKYGWIFGNYYYTGTGLLFNLVPLLLPLSWAVIVYISYTITNLFLYGFGGEKPRYNHNLLFLVGFLVLLSAIDGLIAVNLDMIMDPVAVSPLIQQWVWIDGGPYFGIPISNFIGWFAVTFFITLLFRLYESFTFKKESSTPNLNLYAYAPALYFLYFLQQSAHAITLNYIGYVLIAATCMIPFIILPILLYVVMKRMNSG, from the coding sequence ATGTACGTAGCATTCGCTTTTATAATAATGCACTCTTCAAAGGTACTTGGAAACAAGAAAACATTTCTGTTCATAACCATAGCCGCTCTATTCAGTTTAACCGCTGAAATTTTAGGTGTTAAATATGGCTGGATATTTGGAAACTACTATTACACTGGGACTGGACTGTTATTTAACCTGGTCCCACTATTACTTCCCTTATCATGGGCAGTGATCGTGTACATTTCATATACCATCACAAATCTGTTCTTATATGGTTTTGGGGGTGAAAAACCACGATATAATCATAATTTATTGTTTTTAGTGGGATTTTTAGTTTTACTATCTGCCATTGATGGTTTAATCGCTGTGAACCTGGACATGATAATGGATCCAGTGGCAGTTTCACCACTAATTCAGCAGTGGGTCTGGATAGATGGTGGACCATACTTCGGCATACCCATCAGCAATTTCATAGGATGGTTTGCTGTTACTTTCTTTATTACTTTGCTATTCAGATTGTATGAATCATTTACATTTAAAAAAGAAAGTTCTACCCCTAATCTTAATTTATACGCGTATGCACCCGCCTTGTATTTTCTGTATTTCTTACAACAATCTGCACATGCCATTACCTTAAATTATATAGGATACGTGTTAATCGCTGCTACCTGTATGATTCCATTCATAATACTCCCCATTTTGTTATATGTGGTCATGAAAAGAATGAACTCCGGATAA